The following nucleotide sequence is from Myxococcales bacterium.
GTCGATGATGTTGATACCGAACTTATAGGCGTTGAAGCGTTCTACTGCTTTGGAGATGAGCCGGATGAGTGGAGCACTTCGCCTCTCAAATTTGTCGAAAAATACAATGACAAAGTGGCTAGGTATTCCGGTTCGGTGATGCTCGATGGAAACGGCACGCAGGAAATCAGCGTCAGAATAGTTCCGGCGGATCGCGATTTCAGAGCTTTCTATCCTGAATACGTCAAGTGGAAGCCATAAAATGACGCCATCCTCGTTCGACGCCGGTCGAGGATGGCGTATATTTTTCTAAGACCGTTTTTACGGCAGGTTTGCTATCAGCCTCGCTGCCACGTTGTCCCAAGATAGTCCTTCAGATGCTTTTTGAATTTCCTTGAACTTTGTTCTTCTCGCCGCATCATCCTTTGGCAGTTGTGCGATTAGGCTCTTGGAGGCGTCCCTGCATATTTCCGCTTCGATCTGGTCTCTGAGGGAAAAATTGACGTTCAAAAAATCTTCCTTGTTTTTGAACAGTTCAAGAAATGACTTGGGAACCATGGTGAAGTCTATTCCGATATAATGATGTTCCTTCAGCAGACTCTTCAAAAGTTCATGGCATCCGCAGGATGTGCTTACTGCAGCGCTTCCTCCGAAAGGTGTTGTTTCTAGCTGCGCTATTCCGAAGGGCTCGTAGATCGAAAGCCCGAACTCCATATCGCTCGAAAGCCTTAAATCGCGCAGTGAAGTATTCTCAGGGACCCTCGACCCGCATCTTTCACGGCTGAATCCGAACTGGTTTAGAAAAACGGCTTTGATTGCCTTCGATCTGGCGTTAAAAAGCTGAAGCTGGGAGTAAAGATCTTCCTCCGACCCCACCAGGTCCGGCCACCCCTCCCTGTGCATCACAGGCCAGCCGTAATCTGACTCCATTTTATACACGAGCTCCGGATCTCGCCCAGGCCCTATCAGCGTTGAGAGTATGGTGAAAAATCCCTTTTTACCGGATTTAGAAAGCTCCTCGTCGATGTAGTACATGAGATGTATGTCGCGCCAAATCGCCTTGCTTGGCACCAGCCTCGTCACATGCGTGAATATGTAGTCCGGCCTGAAGTTGAAAATGCGCTCGCAGTATTCCTTGATCTTTGCGGTGCTTTCGACCTTGTCTCGATAACGGGCGTCTCCGTGATTGACCCCGTTATATACCACTCTGATCTTAGATTGATCCGCGTGGGGGCATAGATAGATATATTCATTTCGGGTTATTTCGCTGACCGCGAATATCCTGTCGAGCAAAGATGCCCGCTTCACCAGTTCATTTCTCGAATAGTTTTCCTTTGACCCGTAGGTATCTTCAAGAGAAACACCGTTATCGCGATCGATAGCCATGGTGTTGTAGAAGGTGAAGTCGTGACCGGGATGATTTTCAACTATCACCCTGGCCGTTGATACTTCGTGAGCGTAGAATATAGTCCCATCCCCGGATCTGCGACCGGTCTTTTTACATATTTCGATGGCTAGAGCCGATGCCATTCCCATGTATTCATGGGAAAACAGCATTATCCTTTCATCGCCGAAAAGCGCTTCCGCTATTTCAACCATGGGTATGGCTATCCTCAGGTATTGTTCGTAGTCGCGGTCATGCTGATATTTTTCTGATCGAATTTGATAGTGCTCCCATAGCCTGAATTTGAAATCATCGACTACTCCCTGAGGCATCTCCCATATATCCAGCGCTACTATATCTGATGAAAATTTTTTCCGACTGTCCGCGTCGTCGTAAAAATATTTTTTACCATAAACTATTCTGACGCCGTATTTTTTTTCTATTGAAGCGAGCTTAGAGGAAAGATTTGCGCGATCTACGCCGTCTATCCCGGAATAGATTATTTCCGAGTCCTCTCCGAGTCTTTCATCGGGGTCGGTCGCCAGCGTGAAAAGCGGAGTGTAAAGCAGGTTGTGTTCGAACTGTTTGTGATAAAGTTTGCTGGTGATAAGACCATGCAAAACAGTGCCAATCCCTCCGAATTTTTGCACGGCTTCGTGGGTTACATGGATAGCTAGTGTCATCTGGTATCTCCCCGTGAATCTTTGCAGTTTAGTCTGAATTCCCTATTCTGAGGCGATACTTATAACATATTTACTGGTGACAGGCTACATCGGATATGATGGCTTTGGCGTATGCCCGCTCTTTTTCCCTGAGCCGTCGCTGCCAATGAATTCCCCCCTAGTGGAGATCATTACGATCAGGGATAATAAAAGAAACAGGGGACCTAGGGAAATCGATGTCCGCGCCCCGGCGATGTCGGCAACCGTTCCGACCCCCCAGT
It contains:
- a CDS encoding glycosyltransferase family 4 protein → MTLAIHVTHEAVQKFGGIGTVLHGLITSKLYHKQFEHNLLYTPLFTLATDPDERLGEDSEIIYSGIDGVDRANLSSKLASIEKKYGVRIVYGKKYFYDDADSRKKFSSDIVALDIWEMPQGVVDDFKFRLWEHYQIRSEKYQHDRDYEQYLRIAIPMVEIAEALFGDERIMLFSHEYMGMASALAIEICKKTGRRSGDGTIFYAHEVSTARVIVENHPGHDFTFYNTMAIDRDNGVSLEDTYGSKENYSRNELVKRASLLDRIFAVSEITRNEYIYLCPHADQSKIRVVYNGVNHGDARYRDKVESTAKIKEYCERIFNFRPDYIFTHVTRLVPSKAIWRDIHLMYYIDEELSKSGKKGFFTILSTLIGPGRDPELVYKMESDYGWPVMHREGWPDLVGSEEDLYSQLQLFNARSKAIKAVFLNQFGFSRERCGSRVPENTSLRDLRLSSDMEFGLSIYEPFGIAQLETTPFGGSAAVSTSCGCHELLKSLLKEHHYIGIDFTMVPKSFLELFKNKEDFLNVNFSLRDQIEAEICRDASKSLIAQLPKDDAARRTKFKEIQKASEGLSWDNVAARLIANLP